One part of the Bdellovibrio bacteriovorus genome encodes these proteins:
- a CDS encoding Glu/Leu/Phe/Val family dehydrogenase has protein sequence MEHKIEPLYDGPLFRNAIQTLDEAAKIINCDPNILERLKRPRRCITVSVPVRMDDHSVKVFTGYRVQYSPTLGPYKGGIRYHQNVDLSEVVGLAALMTFKNSVLGLPLGGAKGGITVDPTKLSRTEKQNLTRRYASEIGPFVGPTKDIPAPDVGTDPQTMAWFMDTYSQEQGGFAQPGVVTGKPVEIGGSLGRNHATGLGVVYVAEKAFEVCNMSMKGASIAIQGFGNVGSFAAKFAHERGARIVAVSDVSGGIFNGDGLDINEVNEYVKAHKFLKGYPKAQPISNEELLEVKCDALFPCALENQIDTHNAEKIQAKIIVEGANGPITNAATKILHKRGVFIAPDVIANGGGVIVSYFEWVQDTMSYFWDEEEVNGRLKGIITKAFDKGYGLAKEKNIDMRSAAMAVSVQRLERAMLLRGLYPR, from the coding sequence ATGGAACACAAGATAGAGCCTCTCTATGACGGGCCTCTTTTCAGAAACGCCATTCAAACTCTCGATGAAGCTGCTAAAATTATCAACTGCGATCCCAACATCCTTGAGCGTCTAAAAAGACCTCGTCGTTGCATCACAGTTTCCGTCCCTGTTCGTATGGACGATCACAGTGTGAAAGTATTCACGGGCTACCGTGTACAGTACTCTCCAACTTTGGGTCCTTACAAAGGCGGTATCCGTTATCACCAAAACGTGGATCTTTCCGAAGTTGTCGGCCTTGCGGCTTTGATGACCTTTAAAAACTCTGTTTTGGGTCTGCCTTTGGGCGGCGCAAAGGGTGGCATCACTGTTGATCCGACCAAACTTTCCCGCACTGAAAAACAAAACCTGACTCGTCGTTATGCTTCTGAAATCGGTCCTTTCGTGGGCCCGACAAAAGACATTCCTGCTCCGGACGTGGGCACAGATCCACAGACGATGGCTTGGTTCATGGACACTTACTCTCAGGAACAAGGTGGCTTCGCTCAACCGGGCGTGGTGACTGGCAAACCGGTGGAAATCGGTGGTTCTTTGGGTCGTAACCATGCGACCGGCTTGGGTGTTGTGTATGTTGCAGAAAAAGCTTTCGAAGTTTGCAACATGAGCATGAAAGGCGCTTCCATCGCGATCCAGGGCTTCGGTAACGTGGGCTCCTTCGCGGCGAAATTCGCACATGAGCGCGGTGCCCGTATCGTGGCAGTGAGCGACGTTTCCGGTGGTATCTTCAACGGCGACGGTCTGGACATCAACGAAGTGAACGAGTACGTGAAAGCGCACAAGTTCCTGAAGGGTTATCCAAAAGCTCAGCCGATCAGCAATGAAGAGCTGCTTGAAGTGAAATGTGATGCCTTGTTCCCGTGCGCTCTGGAAAACCAGATCGACACGCACAATGCTGAAAAAATCCAGGCAAAAATCATCGTGGAAGGCGCCAACGGTCCAATCACCAATGCTGCGACAAAAATCCTTCATAAACGCGGTGTCTTCATCGCTCCGGACGTTATCGCCAACGGCGGTGGTGTGATCGTTTCCTACTTCGAGTGGGTTCAAGACACCATGTCTTACTTCTGGGACGAGGAAGAAGTGAATGGTCGCCTGAAAGGCATCATCACGAAAGCCTTCGACAAAGGTTACGGTTTGGCCAAAGAAAAGAACATTGATATGAGATCTGCTGCAATGGCGGTTTCTGTTCAACGTCTTGAGCGCGCGATGCTGCTCAGAGGCTTGTACCCAAGATAA
- a CDS encoding quinone-dependent dihydroorotate dehydrogenase, with amino-acid sequence MRPWLLLPPQWAHDLSSLGLPFYSLIHGRKTPHWKSFTWRGLEFANPMGIAGGVDKNAEHLKEWWALGCGFVEVGTVTPRAQTPNPGKIMDRDLELQAMWNKMGFPSDGGDEVFHNLASYAPNYRTPIFVNIGKNRHTPNNGAVADYLTLVDQFRPFADAFVVNISSPNTAGLRDLQKKDNLRALIGPIVDRVSHFEPTPVLVKLSPDMGEEGLAEAVSNCQELGVDGFVLTNTTLSRPAGCHFPAEGGLSGAPLKQLSQRALQVAVQTLGKKREGLLLVSVGGIMSPEDVFERLQMGADLVQIYSALVFHGPGFFHDVARRYNDGR; translated from the coding sequence ATGCGTCCTTGGTTGCTTTTACCACCCCAGTGGGCTCACGATCTGAGCTCCCTGGGGCTTCCTTTCTACTCTCTGATTCACGGACGAAAAACTCCGCACTGGAAGAGTTTTACCTGGCGAGGCCTTGAATTCGCCAACCCCATGGGTATTGCCGGTGGTGTTGATAAAAATGCGGAACATCTGAAAGAATGGTGGGCACTGGGCTGCGGCTTTGTTGAAGTCGGCACCGTCACTCCCCGCGCGCAAACTCCGAATCCTGGAAAAATCATGGACCGCGACCTGGAACTTCAGGCCATGTGGAACAAGATGGGTTTTCCGTCTGATGGCGGCGATGAAGTTTTTCACAATCTGGCGTCCTATGCGCCGAACTACCGCACGCCGATTTTTGTGAACATCGGAAAAAACCGTCACACTCCGAACAACGGAGCTGTGGCTGATTACCTGACCTTGGTGGACCAGTTCCGCCCGTTTGCAGATGCCTTTGTTGTGAATATCTCAAGCCCCAATACGGCGGGCCTTCGAGATCTTCAGAAAAAAGACAATCTGCGTGCCCTGATCGGTCCGATCGTGGACCGCGTTTCCCACTTTGAACCCACTCCGGTGCTGGTGAAACTTTCCCCCGACATGGGGGAAGAAGGACTGGCTGAAGCCGTGTCCAACTGCCAGGAATTGGGTGTCGATGGTTTTGTTCTGACAAACACCACACTGTCCCGTCCCGCAGGATGCCATTTCCCAGCAGAAGGAGGCCTTTCGGGGGCTCCGCTAAAACAACTTTCGCAGCGCGCCCTTCAAGTTGCTGTTCAAACTTTGGGCAAAAAACGCGAGGGCCTGCTTTTAGTCAGTGTTGGGGGCATTATGAGCCCAGAAGATGTCTTTGAAAGATTGCAAATGGGCGCCGATCTTGTTCAAATTTATTCTGCACTTGTATTTCATGGACCTGGTTTCTTCCATGACGTTGCTAGAAGGTATAATGACGGACGATAG
- the mutT gene encoding 8-oxo-dGTP diphosphatase MutT, which translates to MTDDSAVESKPKKSKIRKGHWIPVVAGFLRKDGKILVGQRPENNSLAGQWEFPGGKIENGETPEEALARELNEELGIEAEVGELKLACTHSYGDVGILILFYEILYWKGEPRAKHHMMLEWIHPEELKHRNIPEANRKILHKIYKALGLEWRK; encoded by the coding sequence ATGACGGACGATAGCGCAGTTGAATCAAAGCCAAAAAAATCTAAAATCCGCAAGGGTCATTGGATCCCGGTGGTGGCTGGTTTTCTGCGCAAAGACGGCAAGATTCTTGTCGGTCAGCGCCCTGAAAACAACTCTTTGGCCGGCCAGTGGGAATTCCCCGGCGGCAAGATTGAAAACGGCGAAACCCCGGAAGAAGCTTTGGCCCGCGAACTGAACGAAGAGCTCGGTATTGAGGCTGAAGTCGGTGAATTGAAGCTGGCCTGCACTCATTCCTACGGAGATGTAGGGATTCTCATATTGTTTTATGAAATCCTGTACTGGAAGGGCGAGCCTCGGGCCAAGCACCACATGATGCTGGAATGGATCCATCCGGAAGAGCTAAAACACCGTAATATCCCCGAAGCCAACCGCAAAATCCTTCACAAGATCTATAAAGCGTTGGGACTGGAATGGCGAAAATAA
- a CDS encoding glycosyltransferase family 4 protein, with protein MAKKSRLPETLNICLTSQRFPILSRATDHGFLWPIARGLAREGHKVTVLAASSALKKPEVTRDGVKVFYLHEGAKNLSHLNFQMAVRQKFAQLHKEDPFHIVHSIDKSGYRIATRKDDFKVAVAYDVEATQMSQLFAILAMKQDTLGSMLTTAVATAYKFLTTYYGGDRQLLSTADGIFVTNPQQRIILERYYLYPDFHTYTVPYGIELGDLTPKEKSLELRKKLGIPENAHVAVSITDMTDVQEVIPLLRAFEKVAIKKPGSYLLLVGNGPKFKDIEFQVLNLALGNRVILTGAIPAGELEDYIVLGDAFVNMGSRTTGFEPSTLEAMAQKKVVLGSEVSPIANIIEDGRDGFLLRPADVDSMSNLLVEIFSGTMPADEIGDRARQKVVDLFDTAKMVQSVLDAYRKILLNTGLYKKH; from the coding sequence ATGGCCAAAAAGTCCCGACTGCCGGAAACACTCAATATCTGTCTGACGTCCCAACGTTTTCCGATTCTCAGTCGTGCCACCGATCATGGGTTCTTGTGGCCGATCGCCCGTGGTCTGGCCCGCGAAGGTCACAAAGTCACAGTTCTTGCCGCCAGCTCTGCCTTAAAAAAACCGGAAGTCACCCGCGATGGCGTGAAGGTGTTTTATCTTCACGAAGGTGCAAAAAATCTTTCTCATCTGAACTTCCAAATGGCTGTTCGTCAGAAGTTTGCACAACTGCACAAGGAAGATCCGTTTCACATCGTTCACAGCATCGATAAATCCGGCTATCGCATCGCCACCCGCAAAGATGATTTCAAAGTGGCCGTGGCCTATGACGTTGAGGCAACTCAGATGTCCCAGCTTTTTGCCATTTTGGCGATGAAACAAGACACACTGGGAAGTATGCTGACCACGGCGGTCGCAACCGCCTACAAATTTTTGACCACTTACTATGGTGGGGATCGCCAGTTGCTTTCCACCGCCGACGGCATCTTTGTCACCAACCCGCAACAGCGCATTATTCTGGAAAGATATTATCTTTATCCGGACTTCCACACCTACACCGTGCCTTATGGGATTGAACTTGGAGATCTGACGCCGAAGGAAAAGTCCCTGGAATTGCGTAAGAAACTGGGAATCCCGGAAAATGCCCACGTCGCCGTTTCCATCACCGACATGACCGATGTGCAGGAAGTGATTCCTTTGCTGCGGGCCTTTGAAAAAGTCGCCATCAAAAAACCAGGCAGTTACCTGTTGTTGGTCGGCAACGGCCCGAAATTCAAAGACATTGAGTTCCAGGTTTTGAACCTGGCCCTGGGGAACCGCGTGATTCTGACCGGGGCGATCCCGGCCGGAGAACTGGAAGATTACATCGTTTTAGGCGATGCCTTTGTGAATATGGGCTCCCGAACCACGGGTTTTGAGCCCTCCACCCTAGAGGCCATGGCCCAAAAGAAGGTCGTTTTGGGCTCAGAAGTGTCCCCAATTGCCAATATCATCGAAGATGGTCGGGATGGATTCCTGCTTCGCCCGGCGGATGTCGACTCTATGTCGAACCTATTGGTTGAGATCTTCTCTGGCACCATGCCGGCGGATGAAATCGGCGATCGGGCCCGCCAGAAGGTCGTTGACCTGTTTGATACGGCCAAAATGGTCCAGTCCGTGCTTGATGCCTATCGTAAAATCCTGCTCAACACGGGTCTGTATAAGAAGCATTGA
- a CDS encoding HU family DNA-binding protein, whose product MTKADLINLISEKAGITRVKAETVVNTIFDSMVEALMRDDRIEIRGFGSFVNRQYGAYKGRNPRTGEIINVDEKKLPFFKVGKELKEDINGGPEEKG is encoded by the coding sequence ATGACAAAAGCAGATTTGATAAATTTGATTTCTGAAAAAGCGGGTATCACCCGTGTAAAAGCAGAAACTGTAGTAAACACTATTTTTGATTCTATGGTGGAAGCTTTGATGCGCGATGACCGTATTGAAATCCGTGGTTTTGGTTCATTTGTGAACCGTCAGTACGGTGCTTACAAAGGACGTAACCCACGCACTGGTGAGATCATCAATGTTGATGAAAAGAAACTTCCGTTCTTCAAAGTTGGTAAAGAGTTGAAAGAAGACATCAACGGCGGCCCGGAAGAAAAGGGCTAA
- a CDS encoding ABC transporter permease — protein MIDIKGIRKSYQMGDTKVDVLKGISLKIERGDFVAIMGPSGSGKSTLMHILGLLDVPSEGSYNLNGREVADLSEDELAIVRREEIGFIFQQFNLLPRMEAWQNVSLPLIYSEDGFSYDKAHTLLDKVGLAERIHHKSNELSGGQQQRIAIARSLINNPRIIFADEPTGNLDSKSEKEIMQILHKLNDQGITIIVVTHEEEIGQQAKRLIRLRDGVIQSDERLQALPAAPTIAQEKRREKPAKWPVREMIEHLHQGFQTLAANKVRSGLSMLGILIGVAAVVGMLALGTGARQSIEKQLSSLGSNLLVLRAGNVRVGGVMQESGVRIRISLDDVNTIKNQISGIKDVSPSSSGRGQITYLNKNWNTQVMGVAPAYEQMRASTPIFGRFFSEEENQRRMLVAVIGTTVARELFGDKSPIGEMIKINKVNFRVIGVLPEKGAAGPQDQDDRILVPVVTAMYRLFGKNYVDSVDIEVRDAADIPDVQDSLQELMNKRHRVPVSSQGDAFNVFNMADIQQALNSTSQTLSMLLASIAAISLVVGGIGIMNIMLVSVTERTKEIGLRKAIGARRRDILLQFLAESIVVSVCGGLLGIALGVGFSLLISKVLGWSTVVSAGSVILSFGFSALIGIVFGSYPASKASKLHPIEALRYE, from the coding sequence ATGATTGATATCAAGGGCATACGCAAATCCTATCAGATGGGCGACACGAAAGTGGACGTCCTTAAAGGCATCAGTCTGAAGATTGAGCGCGGGGATTTCGTGGCCATCATGGGGCCTTCAGGTTCCGGCAAATCAACCCTGATGCACATTCTGGGGTTATTGGATGTTCCCAGCGAGGGCAGTTACAACCTCAATGGCCGTGAAGTGGCGGATCTCAGTGAAGACGAGCTGGCCATTGTTCGCCGGGAAGAAATCGGTTTTATTTTTCAACAGTTCAATCTGCTTCCGCGCATGGAAGCCTGGCAAAACGTGTCCCTGCCGCTGATTTACAGCGAGGATGGGTTTAGCTATGACAAAGCTCACACGCTTTTGGACAAGGTCGGTCTGGCTGAAAGAATCCATCACAAATCCAATGAACTGTCCGGGGGACAGCAACAGCGTATCGCCATTGCTAGGTCTTTGATTAATAATCCCCGCATTATTTTTGCCGATGAACCCACGGGAAATCTGGATTCAAAAAGCGAAAAAGAAATCATGCAGATCCTGCACAAGCTGAATGATCAGGGGATCACGATCATCGTCGTCACCCACGAAGAAGAAATCGGTCAGCAGGCTAAGCGTTTGATCCGCCTGCGGGACGGAGTGATTCAATCTGATGAGCGCCTTCAGGCTTTGCCCGCAGCACCCACTATCGCGCAGGAAAAACGACGGGAAAAGCCGGCAAAATGGCCGGTGCGTGAAATGATTGAGCATCTTCATCAGGGATTCCAAACCCTGGCGGCCAATAAAGTCCGCTCGGGTCTTTCCATGCTGGGGATCTTGATTGGTGTCGCTGCGGTTGTGGGAATGCTGGCGCTGGGGACGGGCGCTCGGCAAAGCATCGAAAAGCAGTTGTCCTCTTTGGGTTCGAATCTTCTGGTTTTGCGCGCAGGCAATGTGCGGGTGGGCGGGGTGATGCAGGAATCCGGAGTGCGCATTCGGATTTCTTTGGATGACGTTAACACTATTAAAAATCAAATCAGCGGGATTAAAGACGTATCGCCATCCTCGTCGGGGCGAGGGCAGATCACTTACCTGAATAAAAACTGGAACACGCAGGTCATGGGGGTGGCGCCCGCGTACGAACAAATGCGTGCAAGCACGCCGATCTTTGGCCGTTTCTTTTCCGAGGAAGAAAATCAGCGCCGCATGCTTGTGGCAGTCATTGGCACCACGGTGGCCCGTGAACTTTTCGGAGATAAATCCCCGATTGGCGAGATGATTAAAATCAACAAAGTGAACTTTCGAGTGATCGGAGTTCTGCCGGAAAAGGGCGCGGCGGGCCCGCAGGATCAGGATGACCGAATCCTGGTTCCGGTGGTGACGGCGATGTATCGTCTATTCGGAAAAAATTATGTGGATTCGGTGGATATCGAAGTTCGCGATGCCGCGGATATTCCGGATGTGCAGGATTCACTGCAAGAGCTGATGAACAAACGCCATCGGGTGCCGGTGTCATCACAAGGTGACGCATTTAATGTTTTCAATATGGCCGATATTCAGCAGGCGCTGAATTCCACCAGTCAGACCTTGTCGATGCTGCTGGCGTCGATTGCGGCAATTTCTTTGGTGGTGGGCGGTATCGGGATCATGAACATCATGCTGGTGTCCGTGACGGAACGAACCAAAGAAATCGGTTTGCGCAAAGCCATCGGCGCGCGCCGGCGGGATATTCTTTTGCAGTTCCTGGCTGAATCCATCGTTGTCAGTGTGTGCGGTGGACTTTTGGGTATCGCCCTGGGGGTTGGATTTTCGCTGTTGATTTCCAAGGTTCTGGGGTGGTCGACGGTGGTTTCTGCGGGCTCCGTGATACTTTCTTTTGGATTTTCTGCCCTGATTGGGATCGTTTTCGGCAGTTATCCAGCCAGCAAGGCGTCAAAACTGCACCCAATTGAAGCGCTTCGATATGAATAA
- a CDS encoding efflux RND transporter periplasmic adaptor subunit — MKSSKKLSWILGCLVVVVAAGFYLWKKEDGNAPVFREIPVIAGDLDVTILSTGTVQPKNRLEIKAPVAGRIEQILAKEGQQIRKGQILAWMSSTERAAMLDAARAQGAEEYKKWSELYLATPVIAPIAGTLILKNVEPGQTFTNTDAIFVMSDRLTVKAQVDETDIAQIKLKEKATIVLDAYPQSPLPATVDQIAFDATTVNNVTTYLVDVIPDNTPDFMRSGMTANVTFTIASKKGVLLVPSEALRVSQGRTEVLVKVPGSKPAPREVRTGITDGRNTEVVEGLSEGDVVLVTQFKLGEKSSGGSNPFGPPSAPRRGRQ; from the coding sequence ATGAAATCATCAAAGAAACTAAGCTGGATCCTGGGGTGCCTTGTCGTCGTTGTCGCAGCGGGCTTTTACCTTTGGAAAAAGGAAGACGGAAATGCTCCGGTCTTTCGTGAAATCCCTGTCATCGCAGGTGATTTGGACGTGACGATTCTTTCAACGGGCACCGTGCAGCCGAAAAACCGTCTTGAAATCAAAGCCCCGGTGGCGGGCCGCATTGAACAGATTCTGGCGAAAGAAGGCCAGCAGATCCGCAAAGGTCAGATTCTGGCCTGGATGAGTTCCACTGAAAGAGCGGCGATGTTGGACGCCGCCCGCGCACAAGGGGCTGAAGAATACAAAAAATGGTCTGAACTTTATCTGGCAACCCCGGTGATTGCGCCGATTGCAGGTACTCTGATTCTGAAGAATGTTGAACCGGGACAGACCTTCACGAACACCGACGCGATTTTTGTGATGTCCGATCGCCTGACTGTGAAGGCCCAGGTGGATGAAACCGATATTGCCCAAATCAAACTGAAAGAAAAAGCCACCATCGTATTGGATGCTTATCCGCAAAGCCCATTGCCAGCGACGGTGGATCAGATCGCCTTTGATGCGACCACGGTCAATAACGTCACCACGTATCTGGTGGATGTGATTCCTGATAACACTCCGGATTTCATGCGAAGCGGGATGACGGCGAATGTGACCTTCACGATCGCATCCAAAAAAGGTGTCCTGCTGGTGCCAAGTGAAGCCTTGCGTGTCAGTCAGGGGCGCACTGAAGTTCTGGTAAAGGTGCCCGGTTCCAAGCCCGCTCCGCGCGAAGTGCGCACGGGCATCACCGATGGCCGCAACACCGAAGTGGTGGAAGGCTTAAGTGAAGGTGACGTAGTTCTGGTCACGCAGTTTAAGCTGGGAGAAAAATCCTCGGGAGGATCCAATCCATTTGGTCCTCCGTCAGCTCCGCGCCGGGGTCGCCAATGA
- a CDS encoding TolC family protein: MIKPQALILLLTLTCTPALAANVYTFADCLELVKKNNAELIAAEQSLESARYNLNASYSNYLPQISANLGYQKGETDQVESEGYSATLNATQNVFNGFSDMAKVSENEGKLKVAEASLRTVKAKISYDLKSAFANVIYAQESLKLTRSIQKRRADNLNMVELRFQSGRENKGSVLLSKAYLKQAQLDVLKAENFFNTSRSSLIRVTGLSPDAEFEVQGKAPESNPSSVTPSFTKLAEQTPEHQQAQGQIQSAEAGLSNSRSEFLPSLDLSGSVGNTGESWYPERDRWSVGATLSWSLFSGGKDYFTNKSAFAQKLVAENTWKNSELEIIVKLRQAFAEFTEAVEQVKVSDAFVEAGSVRAEIGRSKYNNGLTTFDDWDKIENDLISYQKDQTLKRRDRVVAEANWEKTQGVGVLP; encoded by the coding sequence ATGATAAAACCACAGGCTCTAATTTTACTTCTGACTCTGACCTGCACACCCGCCTTGGCCGCAAATGTTTACACGTTTGCAGACTGTCTGGAACTGGTGAAAAAGAACAACGCCGAGCTCATCGCCGCCGAACAAAGTCTGGAATCAGCCCGGTACAATCTGAATGCTTCTTACAGCAACTATCTGCCCCAAATCTCGGCGAACCTGGGATACCAAAAGGGTGAAACGGATCAAGTGGAAAGCGAAGGTTATTCGGCAACTTTGAATGCCACTCAAAATGTTTTTAACGGATTTTCCGATATGGCGAAGGTCTCTGAAAACGAGGGCAAGCTGAAGGTGGCGGAGGCCAGTCTGCGCACCGTGAAGGCCAAGATCAGCTACGATTTAAAATCCGCCTTCGCCAATGTCATTTATGCCCAGGAGTCTTTAAAGCTGACCCGAAGTATTCAAAAACGACGGGCAGACAACCTGAACATGGTCGAACTGCGCTTTCAAAGCGGGCGCGAGAACAAAGGTTCAGTGCTGCTGTCCAAAGCCTACCTGAAACAAGCCCAGTTGGATGTGCTGAAAGCCGAAAACTTCTTTAACACTTCTCGCAGCTCTCTGATTCGTGTGACGGGTTTAAGCCCTGACGCAGAATTTGAAGTTCAAGGCAAAGCCCCGGAAAGCAATCCTTCATCTGTGACTCCATCCTTTACAAAGCTTGCAGAACAAACTCCGGAACACCAACAGGCCCAAGGGCAGATTCAAAGTGCCGAGGCGGGATTAAGCAATTCCAGGTCTGAATTTTTACCATCATTGGATTTAAGCGGCTCTGTGGGTAACACGGGGGAAAGCTGGTATCCGGAGCGTGATCGCTGGAGTGTTGGAGCCACCTTGTCCTGGTCTCTGTTTTCGGGTGGCAAAGACTATTTCACCAATAAGAGCGCCTTCGCGCAAAAGCTGGTTGCCGAAAACACCTGGAAAAACTCAGAACTTGAAATCATCGTGAAGCTTCGTCAGGCCTTTGCGGAATTCACGGAAGCGGTAGAGCAGGTCAAAGTCAGTGATGCCTTCGTCGAAGCGGGCAGCGTGCGTGCCGAAATCGGGCGCAGTAAATACAACAACGGGCTTACGACCTTTGATGATTGGGACAAGATTGAAAATGATCTGATTTCCTATCAAAAGGATCAGACCCTGAAACGTCGTGATAGGGTGGTGGCGGAAGCCAACTGGGAAAAAACACAAGGTGTAGGAGTGCTGCCATGA
- a CDS encoding S1 family peptidase, which translates to MFRFHPYFTILFLSLALVSCQPVQQSWTLATDGENAIIGGEFASAGEFPFMVNIWFNDPKENYVSHHCGGSLIAPRWVLTAAHCVLEEESETRQRVVAPAKLMLFIGGITQSGQDARSLKIRSIKVHPDFNWPKSDIALIELSETVTDIRPVDLNTVDLGDSTQKVVITGWGLTDNEGLKESAQLKKLEAPLLPRAQCALDDFPKKRSYELGPETLCIDTFKHQQSSCPGDSGGPVFLQQNGRAIQVGVVSWGSACSGFRAKGSSVGGYAAVSHALPWIQKVLGGSK; encoded by the coding sequence ATGTTCCGGTTTCATCCTTATTTCACCATTCTATTTTTAAGCCTGGCTCTGGTTTCTTGCCAGCCGGTGCAGCAATCATGGACGCTCGCGACGGACGGCGAAAATGCCATCATTGGCGGTGAGTTTGCGTCGGCGGGTGAATTCCCGTTTATGGTCAATATCTGGTTTAATGATCCCAAGGAAAACTATGTTTCACATCACTGTGGTGGCAGCTTGATTGCCCCCCGCTGGGTGCTGACGGCCGCACACTGTGTGCTGGAAGAAGAATCAGAAACCCGCCAGCGGGTGGTCGCTCCCGCCAAATTGATGCTGTTTATTGGTGGCATCACCCAATCCGGCCAGGATGCTCGTTCGTTGAAGATTCGCTCTATCAAAGTTCATCCTGATTTTAACTGGCCAAAATCTGATATCGCGCTGATTGAACTTTCTGAAACGGTCACCGATATCCGGCCCGTTGACTTGAATACTGTGGACTTGGGTGATTCAACCCAAAAAGTTGTGATCACGGGATGGGGTCTAACAGATAACGAGGGACTGAAAGAGAGCGCCCAGCTTAAAAAACTGGAAGCCCCGTTGCTTCCCCGGGCTCAGTGCGCCCTGGATGATTTCCCCAAAAAACGCAGCTATGAGCTGGGACCGGAAACACTTTGCATTGACACCTTCAAGCATCAACAGTCGTCCTGTCCCGGCGACAGCGGGGGCCCCGTGTTCCTGCAGCAGAACGGCCGGGCCATTCAAGTCGGCGTCGTCAGTTGGGGTTCAGCCTGTTCAGGATTCCGCGCCAAAGGGTCTTCGGTCGGTGGATACGCTGCCGTTTCCCACGCCCTTCCGTGGATTCAGAAAGTTCTGGGCGGCAGCAAGTAG